CATAAGACGAGGGACAGGTCTTGTCAGGATAGAGGACAGGAACTGGAGGAGGGAATATAGGAGAAGCGGGTGTGAGATAGAGCCTTTGAGCCTGCCCCCTACTCCTTCCCTTTCTTCATATCTCTCGCGAGTGTGATGATGAGGTGGTTGCGGTTTTCGAGGCGTTTGTATTCTATATTGCTGGAGAAGCGCTTCATCGTCTTCGTGGTGGGGCGTGGGCCGTCAGGGGTGGGGCCGAGGGAGCCGATGAAGGGGTCGTCCTCGAGGAGCATGTTGTAGGCTTTGCCGGAATCAACGAGGGCAAGAACGTATTTCCCGAATTTGTCGACTTTGCAGGAGAGCTTTATCTCCCGGGGTGTGTTGTCGAAGGTGAAGGTGACGATGTTTGTCAGGGCCTCAGTGAGGACGCGGCGCACTTCCTGGACGCGGTCGTCGGCGAATCCTTGCCCGGCGGCGTGATCGCAGGCGAATTCGATGAAGCCGTCCAGGGAATCCATCGACGCCTCCGCTGCATATTCGCCCAGTACGCGTGGGAGCGCCTGGGCCTCATTCTCACCCATCCCGTTGTGTCCTTCCATGTGTGCCTCCAAAATACCTTGCGTCATGTCGTTGAGACGTTAAGCCCGGACAGCGATCGATAAGGCCCTTTTCTTTTGACCGGCGACCTGTGACGTGAGACCTGTGACCGTTTCTAATCTATTCCAGATCGGAGAAAAAATCAATTCGCCGCGAGATGCTCGCCGCCGACTGCGGTCTCGATGGCGGCTATGAGGCGGTCGATCCCCTGTTTCCTGAGCGATGATATGGAGACGGCGTTGTACCGTTTCTCCACGTTGGCTGCGACGGCTGGGTCCACCCTATCCCTTTTGTTGAAGACGATGAAGCGCCTCTTGCCCGAAAGACCGAGGCCGTCGATGACGCCCTCCACGGAGGCGATGCGGTCTTCGAGGTCGGGTGCGCTTATGTCGACGAGATGGAGAAGCAGGTGCGCGTCCTCGAGTTCCTCCAGCGTCGCCATGAAGGCGCGCAGGAGCACCTCGGGCAGCCGCGTTATGAAGCCGACGGTGTCCGTGAGGATTATCTTCCTGCGTTCGGGATACTTTATCATCCGCGTCGTCGGGTTGAGTGTGGAGAACGGTTTGTCCTCGACCTCCACCCGGCTTTTCGTGAGGAGGTTAAGGAGCGTCGACTTGCCGGAATTGGTGTATCCGACAATGGAGACGATGGGGATGGAGGAGGCTCGCCTGCGCTCCCTTTTCTTCTCGCGCACCTTCCGTATGTCGGCGAGCCTGCGTTCGAGGGATGCTATGCGGTCCCGGATCCTGCGGCGGTCCACCTCCAGCTTCTGCTCGCCGGGGCCCCGGCCGCCTATTCCTCCCATGAGGCGAGAGAATGCCGTGCTCTTCTCGGTGAGCCTGGGGAGGATGTAGCGCAGCTGGGCGAGTTCCACCTGTATCTTCGACTCCGTGGTGTTGGCCCGCCCGGCGAATATGTCGAGGATGAGCTGATTGCGGTCGATGACCTTCAGTTCCGTTATCTCCGATATATTCTTTATCTGGCCCGGCGTCAGCTCTTCGTCGAAGACGAGAAGGTCCGCGCCGAGCTGCTGGCACTTCATCACGATCTCTTCGACCTTGCCCCTGCCGATGAGGTACCGGGGGTGAAGCTCCTTCGGTCTCTGCACCACCGTGTCGAGGACGGTGATCCCCGCCGAGTAGCACAGGTCCTTCATCTCGGCCGTGTAGTCATCGACGTTCTTCTCCCTGCCGGGGATGACGACGCTCACGATGACGCAGCGGTCGTGCTTATCCTTCGTCACGTAGAACCTGCCCCGCTCCCTGACGAACTCGTTCTCCAGTTCGGTGATGAATTCGGTGAAGTCAAGGTCCATCTCCGAAACAGGTCCGGGTTCCATGAAGTCCCAGGCCCTGCCGTCCCTGTTCTCCGGTATGAGGTACCCGACATGGATCGCTTCACCCCTTTCTCCTCTCATCTCCGTGATGCATGCCACGAGGTCGAGCTGCAGGAGGGCAAGGTCCGTGAGGTCTTCGCGGGAGAGGAGTTCACCCCTCAAATGGGTGTGGATGAACCTCACCCCGCGAAAGCGCGCCCGCCCCGTCCTTTCCGTCGAAAGGGGAGGGATCTCGATGCGCCGGTTGTCCCCGACGATCACGTATTCGATGAGCCCGCGGCGGTTGATGACAAGGCCTATCTGGCGCGACGTTTCCTTCGAAATGTCCATGAGCTGCCGCGCCAGGTCCGCCGTGATGACGGTGGAGGGCTCCATACGCTTCTTGTAGAGGTTGGTGAGACGTCTTTTTATGAGGTGGTTGAGACCCTGGGTGTTTCCGTAAAGCTCTATGGCATACCTCTGTCTGTCACGCCTTCGCGACCAGTTCGCGGTCTATCTCCATGCGAGCGCAGTAATCGACGCCTTCCAGGAGGATGGCGATCCTTTCCCTGCCGTCAAGCTCCTGTTCGAAGATACCGCTGAAACCCTTGAACGGGCCTTCCTGGATGATGAGCTTTTCCCCTTTCTGGAAGGTCGGTTTCTCTACCGTGGCCACGCCTTCGACGAGGCGTTCCTTGATGAAATCGATGAGCCTTTCCTGGAGGGGGATTATCCTGCCGTTGAAGTTGACGATCGTCTTTATGCCCCGGGTGTACTTGACGAGGCGAAACTCGTCAACGGGGTGGAACTTGACGAAGATGTACCCGGGAAACATGGGCTCTATGATATCCGTGAACTTTCCCTCGCGCCAGCGCTTGAACCTCAGCTTCGGGGCGAGGACATCGATCCCTCCCTGGGCGAGGTTCACCGCGGCGCGCTCCTCGTTCCTCGCTTTGGTGTTCACCACATACCAGTGTCTTTCGTCCATACCTCTATTATGGTGTAAAAGTGCCGATTTTTCAAGTCAATCGACGGCCCGTCGCCCCGGAGCTATTGACAGGAGCGTTTCTGGTCGTTTAACATTAACTACCTGTTATGCTATCATTCGGACCGGTCACAGATGGCTGAAGAAGACCTGTCACAACTGAGGATAGACAAGACCCGTCCCGCCTTCCGGGCCGCGCGGGGCAAGAGAAGGACCGTCTATATCGTGGCGGCGGCGGCAGTCATACTCCTCGCCGTCCTGGCGCTGACGGGTGTTTTCTCGCCCGCCGTCAGGGTGGACGCCGTCAGTGTGCAGCAGTTCTACCCGTCGCAGTCCTTCACGCTCCTCAATGCCAGCGGCTACGTCGTGCCCCAGCGCAAGGCGGCGGTCGCCTCGAAGGTCACGGCGCGGCTGGAAGAGCTCTTCGTCGAAGAGGGGAGCAAGGTGAAGAAGGACCAGGTGCTGGCGCGCCTGGAGAACGCCGACCTCGCGGCCACGTTGAGACAGGCCGAGGCGAATCTCAATGTGGCCCGCTCGTCCGTGGACCAGGCGAGGGCGGAACTGAACGATGCCAGGGTCAACTTCGAGCGGGAGAAGCGCCTTCTCGCCAGGGAATTCACCACCCGCTCCGTCTATGACGCCGCTGAGGCGAGGTACAAAAAGGCCCAGGCGTCCGTCGCGGGCGCTGAATCGTCGGTGCGGGCGAACCAGGCCGCCGTGAAAGAGGCCAGGGTTTCCCTCAACTACACCTACATACGGGCACCCTTCGACGCTGTCGTTCTCACGAAGAACGCCGATATCGGCGACATCGTTACTCCCATTGGCGCGGCATCGACGGCCAAGGCGGCGGTCGTCACCCTGGCTGATATGTCGTCGCTGAAGGTGGAGGCCGACGTTTCCGAGTCGAATCTGGGAAAACTGAAAGCGGGCCAGCCCTGCCAGATCGAACTCGACGCCATCCCCGATACGCGCTTCGACGGAGCCGTTCACATGATCGTGCCCACGGCGGACAGGACGAAGGCGACGGTCATGGTGAAGGTGAACTTCAGCCGTCTCGATCCCAGGATACTCCCCGAGATGAGCGCGAAGGTCGCCTTTCTCTCACGGGAGGTCACGGGCGACGAGAAGAGATCACGGACGGCGGTGAGCGGAAAGGCCATCACGGAAAGAAAGGGCGGGAAATACCTCTTCATCGTGAAGGATGGGCGTGCCGTCATGACCTCGGTGACAACAGGAGAGGTCTTCGGCGACATGGTGGAGATCAG
This genomic window from Syntrophorhabdus sp. contains:
- a CDS encoding transcription/translation regulatory transformer protein RfaH; its protein translation is MDERHWYVVNTKARNEERAAVNLAQGGIDVLAPKLRFKRWREGKFTDIIEPMFPGYIFVKFHPVDEFRLVKYTRGIKTIVNFNGRIIPLQERLIDFIKERLVEGVATVEKPTFQKGEKLIIQEGPFKGFSGIFEQELDGRERIAILLEGVDYCARMEIDRELVAKA
- a CDS encoding ATP-binding protein, which encodes MEGHNGMGENEAQALPRVLGEYAAEASMDSLDGFIEFACDHAAGQGFADDRVQEVRRVLTEALTNIVTFTFDNTPREIKLSCKVDKFGKYVLALVDSGKAYNMLLEDDPFIGSLGPTPDGPRPTTKTMKRFSSNIEYKRLENRNHLIITLARDMKKGKE
- the hflX gene encoding GTPase HflX is translated as MEPSTVITADLARQLMDISKETSRQIGLVINRRGLIEYVIVGDNRRIEIPPLSTERTGRARFRGVRFIHTHLRGELLSREDLTDLALLQLDLVACITEMRGERGEAIHVGYLIPENRDGRAWDFMEPGPVSEMDLDFTEFITELENEFVRERGRFYVTKDKHDRCVIVSVVIPGREKNVDDYTAEMKDLCYSAGITVLDTVVQRPKELHPRYLIGRGKVEEIVMKCQQLGADLLVFDEELTPGQIKNISEITELKVIDRNQLILDIFAGRANTTESKIQVELAQLRYILPRLTEKSTAFSRLMGGIGGRGPGEQKLEVDRRRIRDRIASLERRLADIRKVREKKRERRRASSIPIVSIVGYTNSGKSTLLNLLTKSRVEVEDKPFSTLNPTTRMIKYPERRKIILTDTVGFITRLPEVLLRAFMATLEELEDAHLLLHLVDISAPDLEDRIASVEGVIDGLGLSGKRRFIVFNKRDRVDPAVAANVEKRYNAVSISSLRKQGIDRLIAAIETAVGGEHLAAN
- a CDS encoding efflux RND transporter periplasmic adaptor subunit, which codes for MAEEDLSQLRIDKTRPAFRAARGKRRTVYIVAAAAVILLAVLALTGVFSPAVRVDAVSVQQFYPSQSFTLLNASGYVVPQRKAAVASKVTARLEELFVEEGSKVKKDQVLARLENADLAATLRQAEANLNVARSSVDQARAELNDARVNFEREKRLLAREFTTRSVYDAAEARYKKAQASVAGAESSVRANQAAVKEARVSLNYTYIRAPFDAVVLTKNADIGDIVTPIGAASTAKAAVVTLADMSSLKVEADVSESNLGKLKAGQPCQIELDAIPDTRFDGAVHMIVPTADRTKATVMVKVNFSRLDPRILPEMSAKVAFLSREVTGDEKRSRTAVSGKAITERKGGKYLFIVKDGRAVMTSVTTGEVFGDMVEIRSGAASGDRVVLNPQDRLRNGSRVKITGQ